One genomic segment of Vulpes vulpes isolate BD-2025 chromosome 2, VulVul3, whole genome shotgun sequence includes these proteins:
- the MYO15B gene encoding LOW QUALITY PROTEIN: myosin XVB (The sequence of the model RefSeq protein was modified relative to this genomic sequence to represent the inferred CDS: substituted 1 base at 1 genomic stop codon): MGGSKGKAPQRREGPGAPSSGEQGSGSASADGAPSRERRRARSVPGSRGAPGGRREPTAEGGGGGPPGAAAPAEAQEAQRRPGSARRRGPGSKGSRRHPDGHGGRREEERLPGEVRTRALGRRRNRGKGRGPPAGQGGREPRGPGGGASGADAGSSCPDSEAREARDGDRRSSGASGLRPGPAQADSDSGSGDAQPGSEPAPGPRERASSDGLLSDDGDSAEPRSREGSSGVGRRKRSEDSGADTESSLEAAGPGGGPRAAPRWASWAAGAEETEPGGNAAASSSPEGSPARVPRSSRASRGRRLPRDATDNEAPPDAEPQGAEAGRAEASAAATRRRQVGKVVAKVQEATGDGESAAGGEDGPRGPAPLAALVALRRLRAKAPPAPAPQAAAAAPGCTGLKERLLRVVRALGLLRWLRRRLQLAKSPAPGDASEDEDRTPDPKFAVVFPRIHRTGRASSSRSSEDASADAPPAEGHVRPRAGASGDSEGRGASGQSGAGSPRGSLLGPPAHDEPPLDESGSSSGAEPETLGAEARVHWAQSSEPRQDPGLGADALLPRLTLETRVRWERSPGPCGSPRERWEPEDETEEALERDLELSLGPGLELPPALDAEGRSPGEGLEDTEDLALLRPVCSSSVLLCLKKRFHLGRIYTFGGPLLLSVNPRRPLPLFSAEVLASYHPKKAPNTTPHILAIVVSAYSLSQSTGQGTCILLRXTLLAPPSCSGHSGSGKTEAASKIVQFLSSLAQEQTRDRRCQLDGVLLLLSSFGHAKTVLNANASRFGQVFCFCLQRGVIVGASVSHYLLETSRVVFQAQAERSFHVFYEMLAGLDPVEREQLSLQGPETYYYLNQGQACSLQGKDDAQDFEGLHKALQVICPEEVTATWAVLAAILHLGNICFSSSERGSQEVAAVSSWAEIHTAARLLLVPPERLEGAVTRRVVETPYGWVCRSLPMESAIDARDALAKALYSRLFTWLLRRTNAQLAPPREGESMDTITVVDVYGFEALRVNGLEQLCNNLASERLQLFSSQMLLAQEEEVCRRELLSWVPIPQPVRETCLDLLIDQPHSLLSILDAQTWLSQATDHTFLQKCHYHHGNHTCYAKPQLPLPIFTVRHYAGTVTYQVHRFVNRNRDHLDPAVAEMLAQSQLQLVGSLFQEAESPSWGGTRKPTLASRFQHSLEDLIAQLGRSYVYLIQCLNPNPGKLPGLFDVGHVAEQLHQAGVLEAVYARSANFPVRVAFQAFLARFRVLETEGQGESSDRQRCGAILSQVLGAESPLWHLGATQVLLREPGWQQLEQHWTRRRSQALLTLHRSLRTCISRQRLSRLLLPRMQARVRGLQARKRYLRRRAALGQLNTVLLVARPLLQRRQRLQLGHWRGWCSRKAYKKVPSMELGCLEIPAELAVMLKTAEGRQQALAESITESMPPEVPARPHLTLPPDINQFLFSSFISTNFLDPVLPSPGQPLAKPLTRLDGENPQHALDINKVMLRLLGDGSLAPWQEQTMGEYLVRQGQRWPGLRDEIFSQLVAQIWHNPDEQQSQRSWALMAILLSAFPPMPTLQKPLLKFVSDQAPRGMAALCQHKLLGAMEQTHLAPRMARAYPPTQLEWTAGWRRGRMALDIFTFNEECYSAEVESWTTGEQFAGWILQSRGLELPPRGWSVSLHSGDSWQDLAGCDFVLDLIGQTEDPGDPISPHSYPIAPHGLAEDIPPAPGIQAPSLPPGPPPAPTLPSRSYSGESRGSGNLDGFLDHLFQPVLSPSHSDLEQGWALSSRMKGGGAIGPMQQGSYPMVYPGMVQMPGYQPAMMPAPMPMMPAMGAVPAMPAMVVPPQPQPQPQPQPQPQPLLPSVDQRQLAIQQQNFINQQALILAQQMTTQAMTLSLEQQTQQRRHQAQTRAQAKAQAPGTASPNSPPAVAPKPKKPMAPQEEPEHEPESEISQEAQEKPWQSKSFRQKQDFFQKMGQQQIKVKTVKPPPKIQIPQVEEQDEEEQDEEEARAEPSPPPPPIVKKPVTQSKAKAAQEAEAKPAAWEAEPAVAPKPESRQRAEPSREIRNIIRMYQSRPGPVPVPVQPSRKPSKMFLKKNNPKDEALAKLGISNTHVPTSMPSPSPGKGPPPAVAPRPKVPPQLGPSTSIKEKLDPFGQTPPSAQAPPPPPAPPLPPPEAPDTLSPGPRGLMGPMEDQGVSTQLLPPSGSVCFSYVSTSWKLFLRKEVFYPRENFSHPYCLRLLCEQILKDTFAKSCIRITEDERSKMKDLLEDLEVGLDSLDTTEDNVKKRIVVAARDNWANYFSRIFPVSGESSSDVQLLGVSHRGLRLLKVTKVPSFHLNQLKTLCSYSYAELLGIECRGSSTLELSLKSEQLVLHSARASAIKAMVELFLRELRKDSGYVVALRSYITDDHSLLSFHRGDLIKLLPVATLEPGWQFGSTGSRSGLFPADLVQPAAAPDFSFSPERSGRHQSQLQPREPGLAPWDGAVERHVRPRSQAHSEDSIAYASLSIDSHSYTMQEFALCHFRKPQALLDQTDGLAKNMAMASLVQYTKAPIQESLISLSDEDTNKQAVESFRVLMQFMGDQPKPRGKNDLELLYELLKLCREENLRDEIYCQVIKQVTCHPQPEHCTRGWSLLSLLTGCFSPSATLMPYVTKFLQNSGSSQELARNSQEHLQRTVKYGGRQRLPSPGEIQAFLKGQGMRSLLIHLPGGVDYRTTIQTFTVAAEVLEELCRQMGITDPQEMQEFALFLIKKEGELVRPLLPHEYLNSVVEQDTSLHSRRLIWETPLHFDNPIYITTHYKQVLRDYLQGKLLVNPQADTQLARLAALQHRSQDQEDYSEQDMLNYLPKPLRGHVNIPIIKKLIDQELRQLQVYNSQEAQISFIEAVSQLPLFGYTVYVVLRVSQMALPGPSLLGLNHQHLIVMDPCSQKQCCSITLKDLHRLHLLSPLESEGPPGLELNYGSADNPQTIWFELLKAHELMHTIVFLTDRGLPSK, translated from the exons ATGGGGGGCAGCAAGGGCAAAGCGCCCCAGCGCCGGGAGGGACCCGGGGCGCCATCCTCCGGGGAGCAGGGCTCGGGGTCCGCCAGCGCAGACGGCGCGCCCAGCCGGGAACGCCGCAGGGCCAGGTCGGTCCCGGGGAGCCGCGGGGCCCCCGGTGGCCGCCGGGAGCCCACCGCggagggaggcggcggcggcccgcCCGGGGCTGCGGCGCCAGCggaggcccaggaggcccagcGGAGACCCGGCAGCGCGCGGCGTCGGGGGCCCGGGTCCAAGGGCAGCCGCCGGCACCCGGACGGCCATGGCGGGCGCCGGGAGGAGGAGCGTCTCCCCGGAGAAGTCAGGACCCGCGCACTCGGCCGCCGCAGGAATAGGGGGAAAGGGCGGGGACCCCCGGCTGGGCAGGGCGGCCGagagccccggggccccggggggggcGCGTCGGGCGCAGACGCGGGCAGCTCTTGCCCGGACAGCGAAGCCCGCGAGGCCCGGGACGGCGACCGGCGGAGCAGCGGGGCCTCGGGGCTGCGGCCGGGGCCGGCGCAAGCGGACTCGGACTCGGGCTCGGGAGACGCGCAACCCGGGTCGGAGCCGGCGCCGGGACCCCGCGAGCGCGCCAGCAGCGACGGGCTCCTCAGCGACGACGGGGACAGCGCTGAGCCCCGGAGCCGGGAGGGGTCGTCGGGAGTGGGACGGAGGAAGCGGAGCGAGGATTCCGGGGCAGACACGGAGTCGAGCCTGGAGGCGGCCGGGCCTGGAGGGGGCCCACGGGCAGCCCCGAGGTGGGCGAGCTGGGCCGCTGGAGCCGAAGAGACTGAGCCGGGCGGAAACGCCGCGGCCTCCAGCTCCCCCGAGGGCAGCCCCGCGCGCGTCCCCCGGAGCTCGCGGGCTTCTCGGGGCCGCAGGCTGCCCCGGGACGCGACAGACAACGAGGCGCCGCCCGACGCTGAGCCGCAGGGCGCCGAGGCTGGAAGGGCCGAGGCCTCGGCCGCCGCGACTCGGCGCCGCCAGGTCGGAAAGGTGGTGGCGAAGGTGCAAGAGGCGACCGGCGACGGCGAATCTGCGGCTGGAGGAGAAGACGGGCCCCGGGGCCCAGCGCCGCTGGCCGCCCTCGTGGCGCTCCGCAGGCTCCGCGCAAAAGCGCCGCCGGCCCCGGCTCCCCAGGCCGCGGCCGCGGCTCCCGGCTGCACCGGCCTCAAGGAGCGGCTCCTGCGCGTCGTGCGCGCCCTGGGTCTCCTGCGGTGGCTGCGGCGGCGGCTGcag CTTGCGAAGAGCCCGGCTCCCGGGGACGCCTCGGAGGACGAGGACCGGACTCCGGATCCCAAGTTCGCCGTCGTGTTCCCCAGGATCCACAGGACTGGGAGGGCGTCGAGCAGCCGGAGCTCAGAGGACGCGTCCGCGGACGCCCCACCCGCGGAGGGGCACGTCCGGCCTCGTGCAGGAGCCTCGGGAGACAGTGAGGGGCGCGGGGCGAGTGGACAAAGTGGGGCCGGGTCCCCCCGAGGGTCTCTCCTCGGCCCTCCTGCCCACGACGAGCCCCCACTCGACGAGAGCGGCTCCAGCAGCGGGGCGGAGCCCGAGACCTTGGGGGCCGAGGCCCGGGTCCACTGGGCCCAGAGCTCAGAACCCCGccaggaccctgggcttggcGCCGACGCGCTGCTGCCCAGACTCACCTTGGAGACCCGCGTGCGGTGGGAGAGGAGCCCCGGGCCCTGCGGGTCCCCGAGGGAGCGGTGGGAGCCCGAGGACGAGACCGAGGAAGCGCTGGAGAGGGACCTGGAGCTGAGCCTGGGGCCCGGCCTGGAGCTGCCGCCCGCCCTGGACGCTGAGGGCAGGAGCCCTGGGGAAGGTCTGGAAGACACGGAGGACCTGGCTCTGCTGCG ACCAGTGTGTAGCAGCTCTGTGCTGCTGTGCCTCAAGAAGAGATTTCATCTGGGCCGAATCTAc ACCTTTGGGGGGCCTCTTCTGCTCTCTGTGAACCCCCGTCGGCCCCTGCCTCTCTTTTCAGCTGAGGTCCTGGCCAGCTACCACCCCAAGAAGGCCCCTAACACCACCCC ACACATTTTGGCCATCGTGGTATCAGCCTATAGCCTGTCGCAGAGCACCGGGCAGGGCACATGCATTCTCCTCAGGTGA ACCCTGTtggcccctccctcctgcagtgGGCACAGTGGCTCCGGGAAGACAGAGGCTGCCAGCAAGATCGTGCAGTTCCTCAGCAGCCTGGCACAGGAGCAGACAAGGGACAGAAGATGTCAG CTGGATGGCGTGCTGCTCCTGCTCAGCAGCTTTGGCCACGCCAAGACAGTCCTCAATGCCAACGCCAGCCGCTTTGGCCAGGTCTTCTGCTTCTGCCTGCAGCG TGGGGTCATCGTGGGAGCTTCTGTGTCACACTATCTGCTTGAGACCTCAAGGGTGGTGTTTCAG GCCCAGGCTGAGCGGAGCTTCCATGTATTCTATGAGATGCTGGCGGGGCTAGACCCTGTGGAACGGGAGCAGCTCTCCCTCCAGGGGCCAGAGACCTACTACTACCTCAACCAG GGCCAGGCCTGCAGTCTCCAGGGTAAGGACGACGCCCAGGACTTTGAAGGACTGCACAAAGCCCTGCAGGTCATATGCCCCGAGGAGGTGACTGCCACCTGGGCCGTGCTGGCCGCCATCCTGCACCTGGGCAACATTTGCTTCTCTTCCTCAGAG CGGGGGTCCCAGGAGGTGGCTGCTGTGTCCAGCTGGGCCGAGATCCACACAGCAGCCCGGCTACTGCTGGTGCCGCCTGAGCGCCTGGAGGGGGCTGTCACCAGGAGGGTCGTG GAGACACCCTATGGCTGGGTCTGCAGATCTCTGCCGATGGAAAGCGCCATTGATGCCAG GGACGCCCTGGCCAAGGCCCTGTACTCACGGCTTTTCACCTGGCTTCTGAGGAGGACCAATGCGCAGCTGGCACcgcccagagagggagagagcatggacACCATCACTGTCGTGGATGTCTACGGCTTTGAG GCCCTGAGGGTGAATGGCCTGGAGCAGCTGTGTAATAACCTTGCCAGCGAGCGCCTGCAGCTCTTCTCCAGCCAGATGCTTCTGGCCCAGGAGGAG GAGGTGTGTCGGCGAGAGCTGCTGTCCTGGGTGCCCATTCCCCAGCCCGTGCGGGAGACCTGCCTGGACCTCCTCATAGACCAGCCTCACAGCCTCCTGAGTATCCTGGATGCCCAGACATGGCTGTCACAG GCCACAGACCACACCTTCCTCCAGAAGTGCCACTATCACCATGGCAATCACACCTGCTATGCCAAACCCCAGCTGCCCCTTCCTATCTTCACCGTGAGGCATTACGCGGGGACCGTCACCTACCAG GTTCACAGGTTTGTAAACAGAAACCGGGATCATCTTGACCCTGCTGTGGCAGAAATGCTTGCGCAGAGCCAGCTGCAG CTGGTGGGCAGCCTGTTCCAGGAAGCAGAGTCCCCATCCTGGGGTGGGACACGCAAACCCACACTGGCCTCCCGCTTCCAGCATTCCCTAGAGGACCTCATAGCCCAGCTGGGCAG GAGCTACGTCTATCTCATTCAGTGCCTCAACCCCAACCCGGGAAAG CTTCCAGGCCTTTTTGACGTGGGACACGTggcagagcagctgcaccaggcGGGTGTCCTGGAGGCCGTGTACGCCCGAAGTGCCAACTTTCCTGTCCGTGTGGCCTTTCAGGCCTTCCTGGCCAG GTTCCGGGTCCTGgagacagaggggcagggagagtcCTCTGACCGCCAGAGGTGTGGCGCCATCCTGAGCCAGGTGCTGGGGGCCGAGTCGCCCCTCTGGCAccttggagccacccag gtCCTGCTGCGGGAGCccggctggcagcagctggagcaGCACTGGACCCGCCGACGCTCCCAGGCCCTGCTCACCTTGCACCGCAGCCTCCGCACCTGCATCTCCCGCCAGCGCCTCAGCCGCCTCCTCCTGCCACGGATGCAGGCTCGCGTGCGAGGGCTCCAGGCCAG GAAGCGGTACCTCCGGCGACGGGCGGCTCTGGGACAACTGAACACCGTCCTGCTGGTGGCCCGGCCCCTGCTCCAGAGGCGCCAGAGATTGCAG CTTGGCCATTGGCGTGGCTGGTGTAGCCGCAAAGCCTACAAGAAAGTCCCAAGCATG GAGCTGGGGTGCTTGGAGATCCCGGCTGAGCTGGCCGTCATGCTGAAGACAGCAGAAG GCCGGCAGCAAGCCTTGGCTGAGAGCATCACCGAGTCCATGCCCCCCGAAGTTCCTGCCCGGCCCCACCTGACCCTCCCGCCTGACATCAACCAGTTCCTGTTCTCCAGCTTCATCTCCACGAACTTTCTG GACCCAGTGCTGCCCAGCCCTGGACAGCCGCTGGCCAAGCCCCTGACCCGGCTGGATGGTGAGAACCCTCAGCATGCCCTGGACATCAACAAGGTG ATGCTGCGGCTCCTGGGGGATGGGTCCCTGGCCCCATGGCAGGAGCAGACCATGGGTGAATACCTGGTGCGACAGGGGCAGCGCTGGCCAGGGCTGCGGGACGAGATCTTCAGCCAGCTTGTGGCCCAGATCTGGCACAACCCGGACGAGCAGCAGAGCCAGCGCAGCTGGGCCCTCATGGCCatcctgctgagcgcctttccccCCATGCCCACCCTACAGAAGCCACTACTGAA ATTTGTGTCTGACCAGGCCCCCAGAGGCATGGCAGCACTGTGCCAGCACAAGCTGCTGGGGGCCATGGAACAGACGCATCTGGCCCCCAGGATGGCACGAGcctacccacccacccaactCGAGTGGACGGCTGGCTGGCGGCGGGGCCGCATGGCGCTGGACATCTTTACCTTCAATG AGGAGTGCTACTCCGCCGAGGTGGAGTCCTGGACCACAGGAGAGCAGTTTGCCGGGTGGATTCTGCAGAGCAG AGGCCTGGAGCTGCCCCCCCGTGGCTGGTCCGTGTCACTGCACTCCGGGGACTCCTGGCAGGATTTGGCTGGCTGTGACTTCGTGCTGGATCTCATCGGCCAGACCGAGGACCCAGGGGACCCAATCAGTCCCCACAGCTACCCCATTGCCCCTCATGGCTT AGCTGAGGAcatcccccccgcccctggcATCCAGGCCCCCTCACTGCCTCCAGGTCCACCTCCAGCCCCCACACTACCCAGCAGGAGCTACTCAG GTGAATCTCGGGGCTCAGGGAACCTGGATGGCTTCCTGGACCACCTCTTCCAGCCAGTTCTCTCCCCAAGCCACAGC GATCTGGAGCAaggctgggctctgagcagcCGCATGAAGGGAGGGGGGGCCATTGGGCCCATGCAGCAAGGCAGCTACCCCATGG TTTACCCAGGGATGGTGCAGATGCCTGGATACCAGCCAGCCATGATGCCTGCACCCATGCCTATGATGCCAGCGATGGGCGCGGTCCCTGCCATGCCAG CTATGGTGGTGCCACCACAGCcacagccgcagccgcagccgcagccgcagccgcagcccctGCTTCCCAGTGTGGACCAGAGGCAGCTCGCCATCCAGCAGCAGAACTTCATCAACCAGCAGGCGCTCATCCTG gCCCAGCAGATGACCACCCAGGCCATGACCCTGTCGCTGGAGCAGCAGACACAGCAGCGCCGGCACCAGGCTCAGACCCGGGCCCAGGCCAAGGCCCAGGCCCCTGGAACTGCTTCCCCGAACTCACCCCCAGCCGTCGCCCCCAAGCCCAAGAAGCCCATGGCCCCGCAGGAGGAGCCAGAGCATGAACCAGAATCG gaGATCTCACAGGAGGCCCAAGAGAAGCCCTGGCAGTCCAAGAGCTTCCGGCAGAAACAGGACTTTTTCCAGAAGATGG GGCAGCAGCAGATCAAGGTGAAGACAGTGAAGCCTCCACCCAAGATACAGATTCCCCAAGTGGAGGAGCAGGATGAGGAGGAACAGGACGAGGAGGAAGCAAGAGCAG AGCCATCCCCGCCGCCTCCCCCCATAGTAAAGAAGCCAGTGACGCAAAGTAAGGCCAAAGCTGCACAAGAGGCTGAGGCTAAGCCGGCGGCCTGGGAGGCGGAGCCTGCTGTCGCTCCTAAGCCAGAGTCCCGACAGCGGGCAGAGCCGAGCAGGGAGATCCGGAACATCATCCGCATGTACCAGAGCCGCCCAGGCCCTGTCCCTGTGCCAGTGCAGCCATCCAG GAAGCCCTCAAAAATGTTCCTGAAGAAAAACAACCCTAAAGATGAGGCTCTGGCTAAGCTGGGGATCAGCAACACCCATGTCCCCACGTCG ATGCCGTCCCCCAGCCCAGGAAAGGGCCCCCCTCCAGCTGTGGCTCCTCGGCCCAAGGTCCCACCACAGCTGGGGCCTTCCACTTCCATCAAGGAGAAGCTGGATCCCTTTGGCCAgaccccaccctctgcccaggcACCCCCGCCTCCGCCAGCGCCCCCGCTGCCGCCGCCTGAGGCCCCGGACACACTTTCCCCTGGGCCCCGTG GCTTGATGGGGCCCATGGAGGACCAGGGAGTGTCCACCCAGCTGCTCCCGCCCTCTGGCAGCGTGTGCTTCTCCTATGTCAGCACGTCCTGGAAGCTGTTCCTGCGCAAGGAG GTGTTCTACCCCCGGGAGAACTTCAGCCACCCCTACTGCCTCAGGCTCCTCTGTGAGCAG ATCCTGAAGGACACCTTTGCCAAGTCCTGCATCCGGATCACCGAGGATGAGCGGAGCAAAATGAAAGACCTGCTGG AAGACCTGGAGGTGGGCCTGGACTCGCTGGATACCACCGAGGACAATGTCAAGAAGCGCATCGTGGTGGCTGCTAGGGACAACTGGGCCAATTACTTCTCCCGAATTTTCCCTGTCTCG GGTGAGAGCAGCAGTGATGTGCAGCTGCTGGGCGTGTCCCACCGGGGGCTGAGACTGCTCAAGGTGACCAAAGTCCCCAGCTTCCACCTCAACCAGCTGAAGACCCTCTGCTCATACAG CTATGCTGAGCTGCTGGGCATCGAGTGCCGGGGCAGCTCCACCCTGGAGCTGTCGCTGAAGAGCGAGCAGCTGGTGCTGCACTCGGCGCGGGCGAGCGCCATCAAGGCCATGGTTGAGCTGTTCCTGCGTGAGCTCAGGAAG GACTCCGGCTATGTCGTCGCCCTACGCAGCTACATCACCGACGACCACAGCCTCCTGAGCTTCCACCGTGGGGACCTCATCAAGCTGCTGCCGGTGGCCACCCTGGAGCCCG GCTGGCAGTTTGGCTCCACTGGCAGCCGCTCTGGACTCTTCCCTGCCGACCTAGTTCAGCCAGCGGCGGCTCCAGACTTTTCCTTCTCGCCTGAGAGGAGCGGCCGGCACCAGAGtcagctgcagcccagggagCCGGGGCTGGCTCCCTGGGACGGGGCCGTGGAG CGCCATGTCCGCCCCCGGAGCCAGGCACACAGTGAGGACTCCATCGCCTACGCCTCCCTGTCCATCGACTCCCACAGCTACACCATGCAGGAATTCGCCCTGTGCCACTTCCGGAAGCCCCAGGCCTT GCTGGACCAGACAGATGGACTTGCTAAGAACATGGCCATGGCCAGCCTGGTACAGTACACCAAG GCTCCCATTCAAGAATCACTCATCAGCCTCAGTGATGAGGACACAAACAAGCAGGCTGTGGAAAGCTTCCGGG TTCTGATGCAATTTATGGGGGACCAGCCTAAGCCCCGGGGCAAGAATGACTTGGAGCTCCTTTATGAGCTGCTGAAG CTATGCCGGGAGGAGAACCTCAGGGATGAGATTTACTGCCAAGTCATCAAGCAAGTCACCTGTCACCCTCAGCC GGAACACTGTACTCGTGGCTGGAGCCTCCTCAGCCTCCTCACGGGCTGCTTCTCCCCGTCAGCCACACTGATGCCCTATGTGACCAAGTTTCTGCAAAATTCGGGCTCAAGCCAAG AGCTGGCCCGGAACAGCCAGGAGCACCTGCAGCGCACAGTCAAGTATGGGGGGCGCCAGCGGCTGCCCTCCCCGGGCGAAATTCAGGCCTTCCTG AAAGGGCAAGGAATGCGCTCCCTCCTAATTCACCTGCCAGGGGGTGTGGACTACAGAACTACTATCCAGACTTTCACG GTGGCGGCAGAAGTGCTGGAGGAGCTGTGTCGGCAAATGGGCATCACGGACCCCCAGGAAATGCAAGAATTTGCCCTCTTCCTCATCAAAAAGGAAG GCGAGCTGGTGCGGCCCCTGCTGCCCCACGAGTACCTCAACAGCGTGGTGGAGCAGGACACAAGCCTGCACAGCCGGCGGCTCATCTGGGAGACCCCACTGCATTTCGACAATCCCATCTACATCACCACGCACTACAAGCAG GTGCTGCGGGATTACCTACAGGGGAAGCTGTTGGTCAACCCCCAGGCAGACACCCAACTCGCCAGGCTGGCTGCCCTGCAGCACCGCAGCCAGGACCAAGAGGACTACTCAGA GCAAGACATGCTGAACTACTTGCCAAAGCCGCTGCGAGGGCACGTGAACATACCTATCATAAAGAAACTGATAGACCAGGAGCTGAGGCAGCTGCAAGTCTACAACTCCCAGGAGGCACAGATCAGCTTCATTG AGGCTGTGAGCCAGCTGCCCCTCTTTGGCTACACTGTCTATGTGGTGCTGCGGGTGAGTCAAATGGCCCTGCCTGGACCCAGCCTCCTGGGACTGAACCACCAGCATCTCATCGTCATGGACCCCTGCAGCCAG AAACAGTGCTGCTCCATCACCCTGAAGGACCTGCACCGGCTCcacctgctgagccccctggAGAGTGAGGGACCCCCTGGCCTGGAACTCAACTATGGCTCTGCCGACAACCCCCAGACCATCTGGTTTGAGCTGCTGAAG GCCCACGAACTGATGCACACCATCGTCTTCCTGACGGACAGAGGCCTTCCTTCCAAGTAG